The following are encoded in a window of Kitasatospora fiedleri genomic DNA:
- a CDS encoding MFS transporter, with product MTTTAAEPRSAPRRALSRMGQALQGRDFRIWFYGQLTSASGTLAQGVALSWLIFELTHNAVWLTVLTACTWGPTLVLGPWAGALVDRSDRRRLLLLTQGLMMAVGLTLALVTAVGGVHLWVLLALATCTGLIATVDSPARQVFVVDLVGAGSVASAVGLWEVALNASRVIGPSIAGALLATNGPAFCFAFNGLAYAAPMIALIKLRPADGGPRREVVRGPRASAREGLAYARRSPIVRGLLPMSAASGLIFAMNLTLPPLVSRSLQMGGGGYGLLMAAFGIGGLPGALLAASAPEPTPRRVRTLALITSVAVLGTALSPDALVAVIGMAAVGLTSIWFIATANTLAQLRSAPEMRGRVMSLWGSAMTGTLPFTGLAVTFVAQHVGARVGFCVSGTALLLATLAAWRALRATD from the coding sequence ATGACCACCACTGCCGCGGAGCCGCGCTCCGCACCTCGTCGCGCGCTGTCCCGGATGGGTCAGGCCCTCCAGGGGCGGGACTTCCGCATCTGGTTCTACGGCCAGCTGACGTCCGCGTCCGGCACCCTCGCGCAGGGCGTCGCACTGTCCTGGCTGATCTTCGAACTCACCCACAACGCCGTCTGGTTGACCGTCCTGACGGCCTGCACCTGGGGCCCGACGCTGGTCCTCGGCCCGTGGGCCGGCGCCCTGGTCGACCGCTCCGACCGGCGCCGCCTGCTGCTGCTCACCCAGGGCCTGATGATGGCCGTCGGCCTGACCCTGGCCCTGGTCACCGCCGTCGGCGGCGTCCACCTGTGGGTGCTGCTGGCGCTCGCCACCTGCACCGGGCTGATCGCGACCGTCGACTCCCCGGCCCGCCAGGTCTTCGTGGTCGACCTGGTCGGCGCCGGTTCGGTGGCCAGCGCGGTCGGCCTCTGGGAGGTCGCGCTCAACGCCTCCCGGGTGATCGGCCCCAGCATCGCCGGCGCGCTGCTCGCCACCAACGGCCCGGCGTTCTGCTTCGCCTTCAACGGCCTCGCCTACGCCGCCCCGATGATCGCCCTGATCAAGCTCCGCCCCGCCGACGGCGGCCCGCGCCGGGAGGTCGTCCGCGGCCCGCGGGCGAGCGCCCGCGAGGGGCTGGCCTACGCCCGGCGCTCGCCGATCGTCCGCGGCCTGCTCCCGATGTCCGCCGCCAGCGGCCTGATCTTCGCGATGAACCTCACCCTCCCGCCGCTGGTCAGCCGCTCCCTGCAGATGGGCGGCGGCGGGTACGGCCTGCTGATGGCCGCGTTCGGGATCGGCGGCCTGCCCGGCGCGCTGCTCGCCGCCTCCGCGCCCGAACCCACCCCGCGCCGGGTGCGCACCCTGGCGCTGATCACCTCCGTCGCCGTCCTCGGCACCGCGCTGTCGCCCGACGCCCTCGTCGCGGTGATCGGCATGGCCGCCGTCGGCCTCACCTCGATCTGGTTCATCGCCACCGCCAACACCCTGGCCCAGCTGCGCTCCGCCCCCGAGATGCGCGGCCGGGTGATGTCGCTGTGGGGCAGCGCGATGACCGGCACCCTCCCCTTCACCGGACTCGCCGTCACCTTCGTCGCCCAGCACGTCGGCGCCCGGGTCGGCTTCTGCGTCTCCGGCACCGCCCTGCTGCTGGCCACCCTGGCGGCCTGGCGGGCCCTGCGCGCCACCGACTGA
- a CDS encoding YcnI family copper-binding membrane protein — protein MRSLPARRSLGALVVAAGALLASAVPAFAHVTVQPGSVQQGGYSAVAFRVPNESDTASTVKVEVNLPLDHPMASVRTQPVPGWTAVLEKSKLDKPLDSHGQQITEAVSKITWTANEGTKIAPGQYQDFAVSLGALPTDTDTLVFKALQTYDNGDVVRWIEEAKDGQPEPSKPAPALKLTKAAGATAMAADQHSADSTGKQEAASGAKSSDSTARTLGVVGIVVGVVGAALGAAGLRRRSAQS, from the coding sequence ATGCGTTCGCTTCCCGCCCGTCGTTCCCTCGGCGCGCTCGTGGTGGCGGCCGGCGCCCTGCTGGCGTCCGCCGTGCCCGCCTTCGCCCACGTCACCGTCCAGCCCGGCAGTGTCCAGCAGGGCGGCTACAGCGCCGTGGCGTTCCGGGTGCCGAACGAGAGCGACACCGCCTCCACCGTGAAGGTCGAGGTCAACCTGCCGCTGGACCACCCGATGGCCTCGGTGCGCACCCAGCCGGTCCCGGGCTGGACCGCCGTCCTGGAGAAGTCGAAGCTCGACAAGCCGCTGGACTCGCACGGCCAGCAGATCACCGAGGCCGTCTCGAAGATCACCTGGACCGCCAACGAGGGCACCAAGATCGCGCCCGGGCAGTACCAGGACTTCGCGGTCTCGCTCGGCGCGCTGCCGACCGACACCGACACGCTGGTCTTCAAGGCGCTCCAGACCTACGACAACGGCGACGTGGTCCGCTGGATCGAGGAGGCCAAGGACGGGCAGCCCGAACCGTCCAAGCCCGCCCCGGCGCTGAAGCTGACCAAGGCCGCGGGCGCCACCGCCATGGCCGCCGACCAGCACTCGGCGGACTCCACCGGCAAGCAGGAGGCCGCGTCCGGCGCGAAGTCCTCCGACTCGACCGCCCGCACGCTGGGCGTGGTCGGCATCGTGGTCGGCGTGGTCGGCGCGGCGCTCGGCGCGGCCGGGCTGCGCCGCCGTTCCGCGCAGTCCTGA
- a CDS encoding SCO family protein produces MVSLRRTRPRLLTAAALVLGASLALSACSSSGGDAQDTGAAKVSRKASTSQYQGTVLSKNFEKPDLVLDDTSGQPYDLRARTAGRTVLLFFGYTSCPDVCPTTMGDIGVAMSKLTPEQRAKLAVVFVSTDPERDTPQVLRTWLDSMGKDFVGMTGDLAKVKAAAKPLGILVEDPVVDAKGAVTSTHGAQVLAFLPGDDKAHLLYMAGTSIDVYRHDLELMANGVAV; encoded by the coding sequence TTGGTCTCCCTCCGCCGCACCCGCCCCCGGCTCCTGACCGCCGCCGCCCTCGTCCTGGGCGCCTCGCTCGCGCTGTCCGCCTGCTCCTCGTCCGGAGGAGACGCGCAGGACACCGGGGCGGCCAAGGTCAGCAGGAAGGCGTCGACCAGCCAGTACCAGGGCACGGTGCTGAGCAAGAACTTCGAGAAGCCGGACTTGGTGCTGGACGACACCTCCGGGCAGCCGTACGACCTGCGGGCGCGGACCGCGGGCCGGACGGTGCTGCTGTTCTTCGGGTACACCAGTTGCCCGGACGTCTGCCCGACCACGATGGGCGACATCGGCGTGGCGATGTCGAAGCTGACCCCGGAGCAGCGGGCGAAGCTGGCGGTGGTGTTCGTCTCCACCGACCCGGAGCGGGACACCCCGCAGGTGCTGCGGACCTGGCTGGACTCGATGGGCAAGGACTTCGTCGGGATGACCGGCGACCTGGCGAAGGTGAAGGCCGCGGCCAAGCCGCTGGGCATCCTGGTCGAGGACCCGGTGGTGGACGCCAAGGGCGCGGTGACCTCCACCCACGGCGCGCAGGTGCTGGCGTTCCTGCCCGGCGACGACAAGGCGCACCTGCTGTACATGGCGGGCACCTCGATCGACGTCTACCGGCACGACCTGGAGCTGATGGCGAACGGGGTGGCGGTGTGA
- a CDS encoding ATP-binding protein: MDIWWTLHLKRDPASVPLARRILLGAMDSAGVDPQIAFDLGLALTEACANAVEHAVPAHPGDTFQVTASLSGDLLRIEVANACPAAPAAPAAASEPAPAVAPVAAERPGPRPAAPRRPAADRPGPRCRTRRGRASVPARVLAVRRPAADRPAPYDTHVLPPLRPALPTPVADTIPDLDAECGRGLFLIHALADRVQLRTHPLRGATVSFDKILTPRPTAPLLRTAS; this comes from the coding sequence GTGGACATCTGGTGGACTCTGCACCTCAAGCGCGACCCGGCCAGCGTGCCGCTCGCCCGCCGCATCCTGCTCGGCGCCATGGACTCCGCCGGAGTCGACCCGCAGATCGCCTTCGACCTCGGACTGGCCCTCACCGAGGCGTGCGCCAACGCGGTCGAACACGCCGTACCCGCCCACCCGGGGGACACCTTCCAGGTCACCGCCTCGCTCAGCGGCGACCTGCTGCGGATCGAGGTCGCCAACGCCTGCCCGGCCGCCCCCGCCGCCCCCGCCGCCGCGTCCGAGCCCGCCCCCGCCGTCGCGCCCGTGGCCGCCGAGCGCCCCGGCCCGCGCCCGGCCGCGCCGCGCCGCCCCGCCGCCGACCGGCCCGGCCCGCGCTGTCGCACCCGCCGCGGTCGGGCCTCCGTCCCGGCCCGGGTGCTCGCCGTCCGCCGCCCCGCCGCGGACCGCCCCGCCCCCTACGACACCCACGTGCTGCCCCCGCTGCGCCCCGCGCTGCCGACCCCGGTCGCCGACACCATCCCCGACCTGGACGCCGAGTGCGGCCGCGGCCTGTTCCTGATCCACGCCCTGGCCGACCGCGTCCAGCTGCGCACCCACCCCCTGCGCGGCGCCACCGTCAGCTTCGACAAGATCCTCACCCCGCGCCCGACCGCCCCGCTGCTGCGCACCGCCTCCTGA
- a CDS encoding TetR/AcrR family transcriptional regulator, with amino-acid sequence MAVPVEVSPEARSTDGRVQRGNETRRAVLGRAVQIASVEGLEALSIGRLAADLGLSKSGVFAGFGSKEELQLATVRAARRIFYDRVVTPALERPEGAARLLALCEHWLDYSRGRVFAGGCFFYAVTAEFDARPGPLRDALAESALEWEGLVADLARAADASGELPTGTDPVELALLLTALMESANSLAVLHDDPSRYDRAARTIRRLLGFPTA; translated from the coding sequence GTGGCCGTCCCCGTCGAGGTCTCCCCGGAGGCCCGCTCCACCGACGGCCGGGTCCAGCGCGGCAACGAGACCCGGCGGGCGGTGCTCGGCCGGGCGGTGCAGATCGCGTCGGTCGAGGGCCTGGAGGCCCTGTCGATCGGGCGGCTGGCGGCGGACCTGGGGCTGAGCAAGAGCGGCGTGTTCGCGGGCTTCGGTTCCAAGGAGGAGCTCCAGCTGGCCACCGTCCGGGCGGCCCGGCGGATCTTCTACGACCGGGTGGTCACCCCGGCGCTGGAGCGTCCGGAGGGGGCGGCCCGGCTGCTGGCGCTGTGCGAGCACTGGCTGGACTACTCGCGCGGCCGGGTCTTCGCGGGCGGCTGCTTCTTCTACGCGGTGACGGCCGAGTTCGACGCCCGGCCCGGCCCGCTGCGCGACGCGCTGGCCGAGTCGGCGCTGGAGTGGGAGGGCCTGGTCGCCGACCTGGCCCGGGCGGCCGACGCGTCCGGCGAGCTGCCGACGGGCACCGACCCGGTGGAGCTGGCCCTGCTGCTGACCGCCCTGATGGAGAGCGCGAACAGCCTCGCGGTGCTGCACGACGACCCGTCCCGCTACGACCGGGCGGCGCGGACGATCCGCCGTCTGCTCGGCTTTCCCACGGCCTGA
- a CDS encoding copper resistance CopC/CopD family protein, producing the protein MATRRGTHVVTGARRRLGALLAVLVAALGLVLGGATAASAHASLEGTDPQRGSVVATAPAAVTLTFSEGVSLAADSVRVLDPRGEAVDDGKPEHVDGKESTARVGLRPGLADGTYTVAWRAVSEDSHPVGGAFTFSIGAPSDTSVNAAAVQGAEADGAVAFAYGTARTVAYLGFALLAGAAAFVIAVWPGGAAVRGVQRLLMTGWIGLLLSTVAVLMLRGPYERGTGLGQSFDLSLVRATLDERIGTALAARLLLLAAAGVFLSLLVGQLGVQQPKPATAPEPEAPEDPEDEEEAELRRLERAAAERPQRDTRLGLGLAGLALALALSATWVGADHSSVGIQVALALPLAALHLLAMAGWLGGLAVLAVGLRHGLPAAAVERFSRLAFWLVAVLVATGVYQSWRGLGSWSALVDTSYGRLLLVKVGCVAAMLGVAWISRAWTARLRTADETPSVAAVGGAADPDAVDAEPVDAEPVRAAVGGGDPERAAQLARQRALRVRARGERAGGGSPARAGLRRSVVVETSVAVLVLVVTTLLTNSPPGRVAQAAADAPATAPSAGAPAAPGRTAELKLPYDTGGRTPNAKGTATVTVDPVGTGPNAVTLKLTDSTGQPAEVPELELAFTLPDRDLGPLPVTLQPQGAGSWSGTAQLPLGGVWVVSVTVRSSDIDQVTATQQLKVGQ; encoded by the coding sequence ATGGCGACGAGAAGGGGCACGCACGTGGTGACAGGGGCGAGGCGGCGGCTGGGCGCGCTGCTGGCGGTGCTGGTGGCGGCGCTCGGGCTGGTGCTCGGCGGGGCGACGGCCGCGTCCGCGCACGCCAGCCTGGAGGGCACCGACCCGCAGCGGGGCTCGGTGGTGGCCACCGCGCCCGCCGCGGTGACGCTGACCTTCAGCGAGGGCGTCTCGCTGGCCGCGGACTCGGTGCGGGTGCTCGACCCGCGGGGCGAGGCGGTCGACGACGGGAAGCCCGAGCACGTCGACGGCAAGGAGTCGACCGCCCGGGTGGGGCTGCGCCCCGGCCTGGCCGACGGCACCTACACGGTGGCCTGGCGGGCCGTCTCGGAGGACTCCCACCCGGTCGGCGGCGCCTTCACCTTCTCCATCGGCGCCCCCTCCGACACCTCGGTCAACGCCGCCGCCGTGCAGGGCGCCGAGGCCGACGGCGCGGTCGCCTTCGCCTACGGCACCGCCCGCACCGTCGCCTACCTCGGGTTCGCGCTGCTGGCCGGCGCCGCCGCGTTCGTGATCGCGGTCTGGCCCGGCGGCGCGGCCGTGCGCGGCGTGCAGCGGCTGCTGATGACCGGCTGGATCGGGCTGCTGCTGTCCACCGTCGCCGTGCTGATGCTGCGCGGCCCGTACGAGCGCGGCACCGGCCTCGGGCAGTCCTTCGACCTGTCGCTGGTGCGCGCCACCCTGGACGAGCGGATCGGCACCGCGCTCGCCGCCCGGCTGCTGCTGCTGGCCGCCGCGGGCGTCTTCCTGTCGCTGCTGGTCGGCCAGTTGGGGGTGCAGCAGCCGAAGCCCGCCACCGCCCCGGAGCCCGAGGCACCCGAGGACCCCGAGGACGAGGAGGAGGCGGAGCTGCGCCGGCTGGAGCGGGCCGCCGCCGAGCGCCCGCAGCGCGACACCCGGCTCGGCCTCGGCCTGGCCGGGCTCGCCCTCGCCCTGGCGCTGTCCGCGACCTGGGTCGGCGCCGACCACTCCTCGGTCGGCATCCAGGTCGCCCTCGCGCTGCCGCTGGCCGCCCTGCACCTGCTGGCGATGGCCGGCTGGCTCGGCGGCCTGGCCGTGCTGGCCGTCGGCCTGCGCCACGGCCTGCCCGCCGCCGCCGTCGAGCGCTTCTCCAGGCTGGCGTTCTGGCTGGTCGCGGTGCTCGTGGCCACCGGCGTCTACCAGTCCTGGCGCGGCCTCGGCTCGTGGAGCGCGCTGGTCGACACCTCGTACGGGCGGCTGCTGCTGGTCAAGGTCGGCTGCGTGGCCGCGATGCTCGGCGTGGCCTGGATCTCCCGCGCCTGGACGGCCCGGCTGCGCACCGCCGACGAGACGCCGTCCGTCGCGGCGGTCGGCGGGGCCGCCGACCCGGACGCGGTGGACGCCGAGCCGGTGGACGCCGAGCCGGTGAGGGCCGCGGTCGGCGGCGGCGACCCGGAGCGGGCCGCCCAGCTCGCCCGGCAGCGGGCGCTGCGGGTGCGCGCCCGGGGCGAGCGGGCCGGCGGGGGCTCCCCGGCCCGGGCCGGACTACGGCGCAGCGTGGTGGTGGAGACCTCGGTGGCCGTGCTGGTCCTGGTGGTCACCACCCTGCTCACCAACTCCCCGCCCGGACGCGTCGCCCAGGCCGCCGCCGACGCGCCCGCGACCGCCCCCTCCGCCGGGGCCCCGGCGGCGCCCGGGCGGACCGCGGAGCTGAAGCTCCCGTACGACACCGGCGGCCGCACGCCCAACGCCAAGGGCACCGCGACCGTCACCGTCGACCCGGTCGGCACCGGCCCGAACGCGGTCACCCTCAAGCTCACCGACTCCACCGGGCAGCCAGCCGAAGTCCCGGAGCTCGAGCTGGCGTTCACCCTCCCCGACCGCGACCTCGGCCCGCTCCCCGTCACCCTGCAGCCGCAGGGCGCCGGCAGCTGGAGCGGCACCGCGCAGCTCCCGCTGGGCGGGGTGTGGGTGGTGTCGGTGACCGTCCGCTCCTCCGACATCGACCAGGTGACGGCCACCCAGCAGCTGAAGGTCGGCCAGTGA
- the pheA gene encoding prephenate dehydratase, producing MSATRYTYLGPAGTFTEAALRTLPEAGTRELTPMASVSAALDAVRAGEAAGAMVAIENSVDGAVTTTSDELINGSPLMIYREVLLPISFAVLVRPGTALSDVKTVSGHPVAQPQVRHWLAAHLPDAQWESAASNAEAARLVQDGRYDAAVAGAFAAELYGLEVLSDEIHDAAAPTTRFVLAGRPGRVSSATGWDKTSMVVWLPEDHPGALLELLQEFAVRGINLMRIESRPTGEGMGNYCFLIDCEGHLSERRVSEALMGLKRICPQVRFLGSYPRADQGTSAPLRAGTSDLDFANAADWLSRCLDGRGEL from the coding sequence ATGTCGGCGACCCGTTACACCTACCTCGGGCCCGCGGGCACGTTCACCGAGGCCGCCCTGCGCACCCTGCCGGAGGCCGGGACTCGGGAGCTGACGCCGATGGCGTCGGTGTCGGCGGCGCTGGACGCGGTGCGGGCGGGCGAGGCCGCGGGCGCGATGGTGGCGATCGAGAACTCGGTGGACGGCGCGGTCACCACCACCAGCGACGAGCTGATCAACGGCAGCCCGCTGATGATCTACCGCGAGGTGCTGCTGCCGATCTCGTTCGCGGTGCTGGTGCGGCCGGGCACGGCGCTGTCGGACGTGAAGACGGTCAGCGGCCACCCGGTGGCCCAGCCGCAGGTGCGGCACTGGCTGGCCGCGCACCTGCCGGACGCGCAGTGGGAGTCGGCGGCGTCCAACGCGGAGGCGGCCCGGCTGGTCCAGGACGGCCGCTACGACGCGGCGGTGGCGGGGGCGTTCGCCGCCGAGCTGTACGGGCTGGAGGTGCTGTCCGACGAGATCCACGACGCGGCGGCGCCGACCACCCGGTTCGTGCTGGCGGGCCGTCCGGGGCGGGTGTCCTCGGCGACCGGCTGGGACAAGACCTCGATGGTGGTGTGGCTGCCGGAGGACCACCCGGGCGCGCTGCTGGAGCTGCTCCAGGAGTTCGCGGTGCGCGGGATCAACCTGATGCGGATCGAGTCCCGGCCGACCGGCGAGGGCATGGGCAACTACTGCTTCCTGATCGACTGCGAGGGGCACCTCAGCGAGCGGCGGGTCAGCGAGGCGCTGATGGGCCTGAAGCGGATCTGCCCGCAGGTGCGTTTCCTCGGCTCCTACCCGCGGGCCGACCAGGGCACCTCCGCGCCGCTGCGGGCCGGCACCTCGGACCTGGATTTCGCGAACGCCGCGGACTGGCTGTCGCGCTGCCTGGACGGGCGCGGGGAGCTCTGA
- the efeB gene encoding iron uptake transporter deferrochelatase/peroxidase subunit, which translates to MSTAERPGTAERPPAAAPERAAAPGAVRGPSRRAVLGGAGAGLAVGAAGGAWGGRASAQAPAAGAGAAPGGARVPFHGARQGGIVEPAQARVEWAAFDLLSSTRRDGLAALLRGWSAAAARMAAGEPAAEGENQIALDAGPGSLTVTFGFGATLFDKAGLADRRPEALTALPAFPGDALDPARSDGDLWVQVGADDALVAVHALRVLVRLATGLAAPRWLMSGFARTPGATPHPMTGRNLMGQVDGTNNPRPQDEGFAATVFATGPDWMAGGSYAVLRRIRMLLEGWDTLPLERQERIVGRRKSDGAPLSGGPDAVERTPVDLAATHPDGTLAIAPDAHVRVAAAASNGGAAMLRRGFSFHDGLLPDGSPDAGLLFAAYQADPARGFVPVQQRLARGDGLSRYLRHEASALFAVPPGAPEGGYVGQPLLEG; encoded by the coding sequence GTGAGCACCGCCGAGCGGCCGGGCACCGCCGAGCGGCCGCCCGCCGCCGCGCCGGAGCGGGCCGCCGCGCCGGGGGCGGTGCGGGGGCCGTCCCGGCGGGCGGTGCTCGGCGGGGCCGGGGCCGGGCTCGCGGTGGGCGCGGCCGGCGGGGCGTGGGGCGGCCGGGCCTCGGCGCAGGCCCCGGCGGCGGGCGCCGGGGCCGCGCCGGGCGGGGCCCGGGTGCCGTTCCACGGGGCGCGGCAGGGCGGGATCGTCGAACCGGCCCAGGCCCGGGTCGAGTGGGCGGCGTTCGACCTGCTGTCCAGCACCCGCCGGGACGGGCTGGCCGCGCTGCTGCGCGGCTGGTCGGCGGCGGCGGCCCGGATGGCCGCGGGCGAGCCCGCCGCGGAGGGCGAGAACCAGATCGCGCTGGACGCCGGGCCCGGCTCGCTGACCGTCACCTTCGGCTTCGGCGCCACCCTGTTCGACAAGGCCGGGCTGGCCGACCGCCGCCCCGAGGCGCTGACCGCGCTGCCCGCCTTCCCCGGCGACGCGCTGGACCCGGCCCGCTCCGACGGCGACCTGTGGGTGCAGGTCGGTGCCGACGACGCCCTGGTCGCGGTGCACGCGCTGCGGGTGCTGGTGCGGCTGGCCACCGGGCTGGCCGCGCCGCGCTGGCTGATGTCCGGCTTCGCTCGGACGCCCGGCGCGACCCCGCACCCGATGACCGGCCGCAACCTGATGGGCCAGGTCGACGGCACCAACAACCCGCGCCCGCAGGACGAGGGCTTCGCCGCCACCGTGTTCGCCACCGGCCCGGACTGGATGGCCGGCGGCAGCTACGCCGTGCTGCGCCGGATCAGGATGCTGCTGGAGGGCTGGGACACCCTGCCGCTGGAGCGCCAGGAGCGGATCGTCGGCCGCCGCAAGAGCGACGGCGCCCCGCTGTCCGGCGGGCCGGACGCCGTCGAGCGCACCCCCGTCGACCTGGCCGCCACCCACCCGGACGGCACCCTGGCGATCGCCCCCGACGCGCACGTCCGGGTCGCCGCGGCGGCCTCCAACGGCGGGGCGGCGATGCTGCGCCGCGGCTTCTCCTTCCACGACGGCCTGCTGCCGGACGGCTCCCCCGACGCCGGGCTGCTGTTCGCCGCGTACCAGGCCGATCCGGCGCGCGGCTTCGTGCCGGTGCAGCAGCGGCTGGCGCGCGGCGACGGCCTCTCCCGCTACCTGCGGCACGAGGCGTCCGCGCTGTTCGCGGTGCCGCCGGGCGCGCCCGAGGGCGGGTACGTGGGGCAGCCGCTGCTGGAGGGCTGA
- a CDS encoding alpha/beta fold hydrolase: MAATALLRTTLNATSLVATAPPGRVAYELFRRPVRRSRVRTAERELHDRATTEELTVNGKRVRAYRWGDGRRPVLLVHGWQSRASRFAPYVRGLLDLGMSPVAFDAPGHGDSAGRATTILEYRELIGRLAERHGPFEGAVAHSFGVCCTFLAMAEGVPVGRLVAVAGVAEFGFLVEGFTAGLGLNDRLKADLARRIERVLLPDAGDVWRRFDATHRPERVGAPILVVHDEGDEVVPLRQAHLLRAAYGERQLRLITTRGLGHRRVLSEPTVVDNALAFLAEPLPAPAPAPAPRPLPVSPTAPAA, from the coding sequence ATGGCAGCCACCGCTCTCCTGCGCACCACGCTGAACGCCACCTCCCTGGTCGCCACCGCCCCGCCGGGCCGCGTGGCCTACGAACTCTTCCGCCGCCCGGTCCGCCGCAGCCGGGTGCGCACGGCGGAGCGCGAACTGCACGACCGCGCCACCACCGAGGAACTGACGGTCAACGGCAAGCGGGTCCGCGCCTACCGCTGGGGCGACGGCCGGCGGCCGGTGCTGCTGGTGCACGGCTGGCAGTCCCGGGCGTCCCGGTTCGCGCCGTACGTGCGGGGCCTGCTCGACCTCGGGATGAGCCCGGTCGCCTTCGACGCGCCCGGCCATGGCGACTCCGCGGGGCGGGCCACCACGATCCTGGAGTACCGCGAGCTGATCGGCCGGCTCGCCGAGCGGCACGGCCCGTTCGAGGGCGCCGTCGCGCACTCCTTCGGGGTCTGCTGCACCTTCCTCGCGATGGCCGAGGGCGTGCCGGTCGGCCGCCTGGTCGCCGTCGCCGGGGTCGCCGAATTCGGCTTCCTGGTCGAGGGGTTCACCGCCGGCCTGGGCCTGAACGACCGCCTCAAGGCGGACCTCGCCCGGCGGATCGAACGCGTCCTGCTGCCGGACGCCGGGGACGTCTGGCGGCGCTTCGACGCCACCCACCGCCCCGAACGGGTCGGCGCGCCGATCCTGGTGGTGCACGACGAGGGCGACGAGGTCGTCCCGCTCCGCCAGGCGCACCTGCTGCGCGCGGCGTACGGCGAGCGGCAGCTGCGCCTGATCACCACCCGGGGCCTGGGGCACCGCCGGGTGCTGTCCGAGCCGACGGTGGTCGACAACGCGCTGGCCTTCCTCGCCGAGCCGCTGCCGGCACCGGCACCGGCACCGGCGCCTCGGCCGCTGCCGGTCTCGCCGACCGCGCCCGCGGCCTGA
- a CDS encoding DUF5302 domain-containing protein gives MSSDTAPAAEPSPDATAGAEAAAPDDQKAKFLAALQRKGNENRNAAGGPGGDSKIHGTHGAAGGKRTFRRKSGG, from the coding sequence ATGAGCAGCGACACCGCCCCGGCCGCCGAGCCCTCGCCGGACGCCACCGCCGGTGCCGAGGCCGCCGCCCCGGACGACCAGAAGGCCAAGTTCCTGGCCGCGCTCCAGCGCAAGGGCAACGAGAACCGGAACGCCGCCGGCGGTCCCGGCGGCGACTCGAAGATCCACGGCACCCACGGCGCGGCCGGCGGCAAGCGCACCTTCCGCCGCAAGAGCGGCGGCTGA
- a CDS encoding copper chaperone PCu(A)C has translation MSRAFRRGALVGAGLAAALAVGAVAVAHQSDGPGGAPRLTVADPYIPLPATPDGMGAGYLTVRNSGGADTLVGVSSPAAGSVTIHRSTDTSMEPVAAMDVPAGGTLDLARGGAHLMIMDWARRPALGDELELDLEFAKAGRVVVKVPVKPLTYRPGS, from the coding sequence GTGAGCCGGGCGTTCCGGCGCGGCGCGCTGGTCGGGGCGGGGCTGGCCGCCGCCCTGGCGGTGGGCGCGGTCGCGGTGGCGCACCAGTCCGACGGGCCCGGCGGCGCGCCGCGGCTGACCGTCGCGGACCCGTACATACCGCTGCCCGCCACGCCCGACGGGATGGGCGCGGGCTACCTGACGGTCCGCAACAGCGGCGGCGCGGACACCCTGGTGGGGGTGAGCAGCCCGGCCGCCGGGTCGGTGACCATCCACCGCTCGACCGACACCTCGATGGAGCCGGTCGCGGCGATGGACGTGCCGGCCGGCGGCACCCTCGACCTGGCCCGCGGCGGCGCACACCTGATGATCATGGACTGGGCCAGGCGGCCCGCGCTGGGCGACGAGCTGGAACTGGACCTGGAATTCGCCAAGGCGGGCCGGGTCGTGGTCAAGGTCCCGGTGAAACCGCTGACGTACCGTCCGGGTAGCTGA
- a CDS encoding YciI family protein, producing the protein MLQLHFSQDDTPVPPIPTWDAGAAAAHVAHMRRAVADLTATGELVEARGLAAPETARIVRAADGAPAVTGGPFPDRKEFLFGWWIVDCADEARAVEIAALVSAAPGHDGRPMNMPVEVREVLPEPPAGG; encoded by the coding sequence ATGCTGCAACTGCACTTCAGCCAGGACGACACCCCCGTCCCGCCGATCCCGACCTGGGACGCCGGGGCCGCCGCCGCGCACGTCGCGCACATGCGGCGGGCGGTGGCCGACCTGACCGCCACCGGCGAACTGGTCGAGGCCCGCGGCCTGGCGGCGCCGGAGACCGCCCGGATCGTGCGGGCCGCCGACGGGGCGCCCGCCGTCACCGGCGGGCCGTTCCCGGACCGCAAGGAGTTCCTGTTCGGCTGGTGGATCGTCGACTGCGCGGACGAGGCGCGGGCGGTCGAGATCGCGGCCCTGGTCTCCGCCGCGCCCGGGCACGACGGGAGGCCGATGAACATGCCGGTCGAGGTCCGCGAGGTGCTGCCGGAGCCCCCGGCCGGGGGCTGA